DNA sequence from the Candidatus Sulfuricurvum sp. RIFRC-1 genome:
CCAAACGTGATTTTAGTACTTATAACAAGCAAAAATCGTTCTCTAATGTGATAAAAACGTAGTACAATTTAGCATTACAATCCAAAGGGATACCATGCGCCTATTATCAATCATTTCGGCTCTTTTAATCGCGGGGGGTTCTTCGCTCTTTGCCGATAACTTCACCTTAAAAAGTGAAAACTTACTGGGGCAGCTCACCAAAACTCAGGAGTTTTCTGGATTTGAATGCGATGGGAAAAATATCTCACCCGAACTGCACTGGAGCGATGCCCCGAAGGGAACAAAGAGTTTTGCGGTAACGGTCTATGACCCCGATGCGCCGACGGGAAGCGGCTGGTGGCATTGGGTTGTATTTAATATCCCATCATCCGTGACATCGATTCCTGAAAACTTTGGTGATACTACGAAAAAGCAACCGATTAGTGCAATCCAAAGCATCACCGATTTCGGCAAAGCGGGATTCGGAGGAGCCTGCCCGCCAAAAGGGGACAAACCTCATCGCTATATGTTCACCGTTCATGCTCTCGATGTAGACCATCTCGATTTAGATGATAAAGCTTCTGCCGCATTGGTGGGATATATGCTCGGAATGCACACGATCGCCAAATCGACTCTGATATCGTATTACGGGAGATAAAGAAGAATGACCGCATCCAACTTCTCCCTCTCCGACTATCTCCGCCGTATCAACTACAACGGTCAAACACGCCCTGATCTATCAACCCTCACGGCACTGATGTCTGCTCAGCTCCAATCGGTTCCGTTTGAGAATACCGAAGTCCAAGCAGGTCGTATCCCCTCTCTCATCCCTGAAGAAATCACTACAAAAATTATCATGAATGGACGCGGGGGCTATTGCTACGAAGTCAACGGTTTGTTTGCTATGGCGCTCAATGCCATCGGATTTGAGTACTATTTTGCAGGGGCACGTCCCATGTTCTACCCCTCGCGCCGTCCCAAAACTCATCTCGTCGTCATCGTCACCATCGAGGGAGAAAATTACCTCTGCGACACAGGATTCGGAGGGTATGGTCTGCGTGAGCCGATCAAAGTAGCCGATGGAGAAATCGTAGAACAAAACGGTGATCGATTTCGTCTGGAGTTGATTCAGGGTGAATACGTACTGAGTTCGTGGGTTAATGGTGAATGGGCACCGCAATACGGCTTTGCCCTTGTCCCTCAGGAGTGGATCGAATTTAGCCTCGCCAACTATTTTAACGCAACACATCCCGATACCATTTTTACCCAAAAGAAGCTCGCGGTGATGCAAACACCAAACGGGCGGAAAATATTGGTGGATGATACGTTAAAAGTGATTGAAAACGGGGTAATTAAAGAAGAGAGTATCGAGTATTCACAAGCGCTGAGTGAATACTATAATCTTAGCGTGTGAGTTCCGCTATGAGGAGTGAGCCTCGCACCGAAGCTTTAAACGTTTTCATTTTTTCTTGGGTGATGATCGCCATAGCCATTTCCCGCTCTTTTTTGATACGTGTAAAAAGAGTTGCGGTAGGAGTATCACGCGCCTCACGGATCAAGAGATAAACTTCCTCATCAAAGATTGCACTGATGTAAGGTGGCAAAGCATCATACAAAGCCATAAAAACAGCTCGTTGTTCCTCATCCATCTTACACGAATCGTCGGTAATTTTCAGAGCAACGGTCACGGCACAATCACGTGCAAAGATATCGAGATCGTGCGCCACTTTCTCGATGGGTTTCATACTCACCCTACTTCTTCGAGATCTTCCGGACCTTCTTGAACGATATGCCCGACACCGCGCATCTCATTTGGGATATCTTTACGGTATTTTTTCTCTCGGAATGACGGAGATTTAGGGACACCGTTTTTCTCTGCGAGTTTGTAGATTTCTCCATTTAGGAAATGCGCATCAAACTCTTTGGTAAAGGGCATATCCCACGTGATACATCCGATACTAGGGCAAATCGCCGCACATTGCGGATCATCATACACACCGACACACTCGATACACTTCTCAGGAGCCACGTAATAACGTTTGTTCCCTGTCGGATTGTTCATATCATCTACGATCGCATTGACCGGACATTGTTGCAAACACGCATCACACGTGATGCAGGTATCATCGATAATTACAGACATTTTATCTCCTTGTCTTTTGTGGTGTGTACTATTCTTTGTAACCACGGCGGCGGATTGCCTAATAACAGCTCTTGAAGCTTTACAATCGTCTCATCGATTCGATCGTTCTCTCCGGAGCGCATCGGATATATTTTGGAAGCCAATACCATTTTTGAGGCGGTAGGGCCGATTTGAGAGCAGTACATAATGTCTGCTTCTTTGACCGTACTGATTTTATAGGCGAGCTTTTCGTGTTCGTCTTCGATCGCGTCTTGGGAACTGTCTAGCGTTTTAATAAACTCTGCGTTATCCTCAGTGATACGATAAAGCTCAAAACTCTTCGACCAGCCAAAGTGCTGATTGACCGTTACACCATCCGATGAAGCAAACGCGATAAGCATCCTATATCCTTTTAAACCGCTACCGCTTCACGCGCTTCGCGAGCTGCAATAGTGATGTCATCACGGAAGGTTTGCGGAGAAACTTCCGGTGAGAGAAGACCACGCTTTTTGCTGGTGCTGATCACATACTCAGAACTGTTGACATAATAATCATTGTAATCTTCCGTATATGGCATATCCCAAACGATACATCCCTCTGTTGGACAGGCCGCTGCACAAGCAGGTGTTGAAGCATGACCGACACACTCGATACATTTTTCCGGTTTTACATAAGTAAATTCCCAATCCTCACGCGGAGAATCTCCCTCACTTGCGATTGCACTTACAGGGCACTCATCGATACAGGCATCACAGTTAATACAAGAATCAGTAATCATTACAGCCATAATAGACTCCTTAGTTGTTTTGATAAAATCATCTATGCAATTTTTGTGCGAGAGGATGGATAACGAAAATGTTTTAAGTTCAGATATAAAGTAAATAATTATTGACATTAAATAGACATTGTGATATTGTTTTGTAAAAGGGGCAAATATGTATTTTGATTGGAATGTCGATAAAAACAGTGAAATCAAAAAACAAAGAGGAATCGGTTTTGAAGATTTTATTACCGCATTTGAAGAAGATAAAGTTCTCGACATTATCGAGCATCATCTTCCCCATAAATACCCCAATCAAAAATTATTTATTGTCGAGATCAATAGTTACATTCACTATGTCCCGTTCGTCATGAATGATGAGACCTATTTTCTCAAAAATATCATTCCAAGTCGAAAATATCATAAACAGTACAAAGGATAAGTCATGCAAAAATACACTGCCGAAGAATCAGCCCTACTCGATGCCATCGAAGCGGGAGAGTTTAAAAGTGTTGATAATCTCAAAGAAGAATTAGCAAAAGCCAAACAAGCCGCTAAAAATACGATTACGAAAAATAAAAATATCAATATCCGTATCTCAGAATCGGACATCGCGAAGCTCAAAGCCCGAAGCATCGAGGTAGGTATTCCGTACCAAACTATCGTTAGTGCCCTCATCCATAACTATACGACGGGGAAAATAAAGCTGGAGGCGTAATTATGAAATACATTATCGGGCTACTACTTCTTTTTTCGATTTCACTATTTGCTTCCGATCAAAACGCTTCGCGTCCGATCCAAAAATCAAATTCGTATTTATTGGAAATGACACGACTGATTGATAAATATTATATCGAGGAAAACGATAGCAAAGTCATAACTTCTCAAATCAACAAAAAAATGTACAATTGGTATACAACCCACTGTGACCACAATAAAAGCGATACCATAGATAATTGGCATCTAAAATGGAACAGTATAGAGCAATCTTGTCCTGATATGAATAAAAATATCCAAAATTCAATCTCCAATTCAATCTTAAAAGAATACGATGCAGCTATTGTTGACATTACCCCATACAAGACAAATCAAAAGCATGGTGGAACGGGACTCATACTAAGACGTATAAACGGTGAAATCATAGTCTTAGGTACATTAGAACAAACATCCGCTAGAACATTGAAAATCCCCTATGGAACCATCATCAAATTCATCAATGGTAAATCTACAGACGACATGTGCATCGAAGACGCTTGGGATGCGTTAAAAGGGGATATAGGTTCCAAAATGACCATCATAACCGATAAAAATATTTCTTATACATTAACCATAGAACTACCTACTGCTCCTACAGTTTCTCATACCATCATAAAAGATAATATCGTTATCATTAAAATTCTAAGCTTTGATAACGATGCCCCTAAAAATATTACAAAAATTCTGCAACAGCTCCCTCCCGATATGAACATAGTATTGGATTTACGAAATAATACAGGTGGATTAGTAACGAGTGTATCTGGTACTGTAAGTCTTTTCGTTAAACCGTTCACAACACTTTTCAAGAATAAATCACGTCATAAAGATATGAATGACGATTATATAACATACAACAAGACTGAATATATTCCAAAGTCTGTAGTCATCCTTATCAATCAAGCGACAAGTGCTGGAGCATTGCTTGCTACCAAAATTCTACAAAAAGAGAATGCAACTATTGTGGGTGATTCGCAAGAAACCGTCAGTTCAATTAAAGTAATTATGCCGATAAACGAAGTATATTCATTTAAAATGCCAGTCGCTAAATTTTATTTACCCGATGGCACTGTCGCTTCGGGCACAACCGTAAAATCTGATATTTCGCTCGATATCAATTCTTTGGATGATGAAACACTTTATGAAAAAATTGCAACCATAATCAAAAATCGCTAATTTTACCGATTTGCTAACTTCGAAGCACATTGTTCAAAAGAAGTGGAATCCAAAACCGGCATCAGTTTGATATCGACGGCTTTGAGTAACAATGTGACGGAACACCCCTCGCATAACTCCATCCGCTCGAACGCATCGGTAGTAATCAGAGAGTTGAGTTTTCCGCACGGAGTATCCACACTCACTTCGCTCAGAACAATACCTTTACGAAAATGTTGCAATTCACCGGAGAGATGGTTTTCGATCGAAACACTCCCCTCTTTGGTTCCCTTACAAATCGCAATCGCCGCCTCTTGGATACGACACTCGACCTCTTCGCCGATTCGGAGCCATTTCGGAGCTTCAGTTTTTAAAAGCTTTAATACCGTCTCTTTTGTCCGAACGGTGATACAGCTAAAAAACTCATCACTTTTAATCTCTTCAACCGTTGCAGAAAATGAGTTCATAATAGACTCCTTACCAGAGATAAATAACAATCTTTTTATCAATAACTTTTTCAAACTGCTCTAAAATCATCCCCGCCGTCGAGGTAGGCCCGAGATGGCATCCCGAACAGGCTCCCAAATAGCGCAGCCAAATTTCAGGAGTATCTCCGCCGATATAATTGACCAGTTCCACTCCACCACCGTCACTCGCCAACGTAGGGGCGAGGTTTTCAGCGATCACCATTTCGACTTTGGCGCGCTGTGAGGATTCATCCATCATCCGAAATGCGACATTTATGTCGGTCGCTTCTGACATATTACTGACATACGTAAGAAGTGCATGGGCTTGTGCTTCTCCGCTATGAGCGGCACGAATCATCCAACTCATCGAATTTAAAACATCTTCATCACGGAGCAAAATCCCGAGTTTAAGCTGAGCGGTTGGCATGTTGGCTTCTGCTGCAATTGTGTAGTAACGAATAGCTTCTGCTTTATCCGCAGTGACACCAATCCCATTTTCATACATTCCACCCATATAAAAAGAAGCAGTCTCATGCCCGTATGCTGCTGCACGTTCAAACAGTGTAAAGGCTATAGAAATATTTCTCTCTACCCCAAACCCTTTAACATACATGGTTCCCAGATTTACCATTGCATCCGTATTCGTAGCACTAAGTGGTTCCCAAATCGATTTAGCCACCATATAATCTTTTTTATCATATGCTGCGATTGCTGTCTCCATTAATGGTTGTGCTTCCATGCTCTTCTCCTCACGATGTTTTAAATTTCTGCGTAAATCACTCATTGCCTCATCATAGGTATCGCCATACCCTTTGAGCTCTGGAAAATCACAGCTGTATATTTCATAACCGTCTCCCTCTTCATTACTAAAATAATGATAATGAGTTCGAAGGTCTTCCATATGTAGCTCTTTTTATGAGATAGAATGCAATTGTCATTCTAAAATGATCGAACAAAATATGCATAAGCTCTAATAATTCATCAAAGGAGCAGCGATGTTAGCAATCCCTGTAGAATCTGATTCACCGGGTACGATGAGCACAAAACTGTTTGGCAATGCCAAATTTTTTGCGTTGGTCGATCCGCTCACAAAACAAAGCACTATCATCTCGAATGAAGGGTGTGGCAACGGTATACAAACGGCTAATTATCTTTTGGAAAATGGGGCAACCTCTGCCGTTTACGGCTTTTTGGGAGATGGACCGTTTCACGTTATGGTACGCGGAGGGATGAGCGTTTATTGGCTAGGTTCTGAGACGATGCCGCTCAACGAAGCAATCGATGTAATATTCACCCAAAGCCTCATCCAAGTCACCCCTGAAAATGCATCGGATTATCTCGATCCTGGTACTGCTGCGGGTGCATGCGAATGCGGGTGTACACATGAGTGAAATTATCACATCTGAAATGGTAGAAATTCGGTCACTTATCGCTGAAACGGTTGCCAAACGCAATGCACTCAAACTTGAAATGGAACATTGGTATGAAACAAACTCAAGCCGTTTTAACCGTACCCATGAGCTGATCACGGTTGATTCAACCCTCTCTGAGTTGGATAGCCACTATAAACGGTTATGGGATTACCATAACGGCAGATCAAGAGCTTCATGAGCACTTTCTCCTCTTCTGCTCGTCTTCTCACCGATATTGGAGAGATTGAGCAGTACCGGAGAATTTTGGATAAAGACAGTATCAAAAGCGGTGAACCCCACTGGGCGAGTATGGGAAAAAATACCATTACTCTCTTTCAGGTACTCATCGATCAGGATTTGACCCATTTGGTGATGGTGTTGCAGCACTATCCCAAATACATTGAAGCGGTATGTGAACATTTTCGCTATGCCTACAGTTACAGCGAAAACAGTGCCGATATCGATGCGGCATCCGAGCTTTTAGAGATAGGTGAACCCTATTTTACAAAACAATTTGTTCGCAATGTGATGCGTAAATTGCCACGTTTGGAAAGTGATGATCGTGATGCCTTACAACAGTTTTTGGAACGCCTAAACGAGAATCAAAACCGTTGGCATCCTCTTGTTACGATGCATTATCGTCATAGTATTAAACGTTTAATCGATACGTCGTCTCTTCACCCCCTGCAGCGGATCGTGTTAGAGAAAAAAATTGCTTCCGTGCGCGAAGTAATGACCTACGATTACGAAGCAAGTGATCGGGATTCAAATCTTGATATCCCCTATATGACGTAAATTCTGCCCTGAAAGGGCAAGCTTTAGTGCCATAGCGGCTAGCGTAGCATAAGGGATTTTATTCCTTGTGCGTTTAAATTTAAATAGCAGGAGTTAATTATGAATGAAAACCTAAAAAGCGAAGTACTAAAACATGCCCGTAATGCGTTTGAGCATGCGTGCACCTTACGCGAAAACGAACGTATCGAAGTCTACCTCTATGATGGAGCGGTAAAAACCAGCGATGTTTTAGGTGAAGATGAAAAAATGCTCTACAGTCCTAATAGAATTTTGTGTTATCAAGTCTGGGGACACGATTACCTCGAAGGGGAGATCCGTGCATGGATCGATCATGCGCGCTTAGAAATCAATCCTAAACCACTCGAAGAAAGCATCCTCGAGACATTGAATAAACTTGCTGTTTCAAAAGGTATTAGTAACGATGATGTGAGCTCGTATGAAATATTCGCCAACCTCCGAATGGAGCAAATCGAGCAAATCGAACACGCCATTATCGAATACTGGTGGGATAACAAAGAGGTTGAAAATGCCAAATCACTGGCATTAGAGCAAATCAACGACGCACTGGCGAGTATGGAGGGATGATACTCACCCTTTGTTCTGCCGCCGGTAACGTTCACATCAATATCAGTGCAGATCAGTTCAAACATCTGCGCGAACCATCCCTCACAAGCGATGATATTTGTGCGATTGCCGCTGAATGCGGATGTGATTGCGAATTGTTGATCGGTTATGTAGAGGATTTGAAAAAATCAATTCGTGAAATGATCGACATCGACAGTTCGTGCGACTATTCGGATCATCTGTAAATACATTTCACCTAATCAATGCTATAATTCAAAAGTATGTATATTATTAGGAGTTGTTTTATGTTTTTGAAGAGTCTTCTGGTGTCAAGTGCATTACTCATGTCTGTTCTCATGATGGGAGGATGTACGACAGCTACTCCCCACGAATCTCTCAAAAATGCGATGTCAAAAACTTTTGATACCACCGGATATAACTATATCTCCACAACACGAATTACGAAACTCTCTTTTCCCGAAGATGAAACCAATACAACAGCACTCACCTCTCTTTATTTGCAAAAAGGGATCGATGTCATCCGTGGATTTTCATTTGGGATTAACGGAGCGATTGATTATCGCGATACTATCCGATCCGAAGCCACTTATGATATGCATTATAATCGGGATAATGTAGAAATCTCGATGAAATTCCCATTTTTGTTCGATTATTCCACCAAAACACTCTATATGGGAAAAACATTTCTCAACACCATCTTCCCGATGAAGGGAGAAGATGAGG
Encoded proteins:
- a CDS encoding S41 family peptidase, which produces MKYIIGLLLLFSISLFASDQNASRPIQKSNSYLLEMTRLIDKYYIEENDSKVITSQINKKMYNWYTTHCDHNKSDTIDNWHLKWNSIEQSCPDMNKNIQNSISNSILKEYDAAIVDITPYKTNQKHGGTGLILRRINGEIIVLGTLEQTSARTLKIPYGTIIKFINGKSTDDMCIEDAWDALKGDIGSKMTIITDKNISYTLTIELPTAPTVSHTIIKDNIVIIKILSFDNDAPKNITKILQQLPPDMNIVLDLRNNTGGLVTSVSGTVSLFVKPFTTLFKNKSRHKDMNDDYITYNKTEYIPKSVVILINQATSAGALLATKILQKENATIVGDSQETVSSIKVIMPINEVYSFKMPVAKFYLPDGTVASGTTVKSDISLDINSLDDETLYEKIATIIKNR
- a CDS encoding NifB/NifX family molybdenum-iron cluster-binding protein — translated: MLAIPVESDSPGTMSTKLFGNAKFFALVDPLTKQSTIISNEGCGNGIQTANYLLENGATSAVYGFLGDGPFHVMVRGGMSVYWLGSETMPLNEAIDVIFTQSLIQVTPENASDYLDPGTAAGACECGCTHE
- a CDS encoding 4Fe-4S dicluster domain-containing protein; amino-acid sequence: MAVMITDSCINCDACIDECPVSAIASEGDSPREDWEFTYVKPEKCIECVGHASTPACAAACPTEGCIVWDMPYTEDYNDYYVNSSEYVISTSKKRGLLSPEVSPQTFRDDITIAAREAREAVAV
- a CDS encoding TOBE domain-containing protein produces the protein MNSFSATVEEIKSDEFFSCITVRTKETVLKLLKTEAPKWLRIGEEVECRIQEAAIAICKGTKEGSVSIENHLSGELQHFRKGIVLSEVSVDTPCGKLNSLITTDAFERMELCEGCSVTLLLKAVDIKLMPVLDSTSFEQCASKLANR
- a CDS encoding arylamine N-acetyltransferase → MTASNFSLSDYLRRINYNGQTRPDLSTLTALMSAQLQSVPFENTEVQAGRIPSLIPEEITTKIIMNGRGGYCYEVNGLFAMALNAIGFEYYFAGARPMFYPSRRPKTHLVVIVTIEGENYLCDTGFGGYGLREPIKVADGEIVEQNGDRFRLELIQGEYVLSSWVNGEWAPQYGFALVPQEWIEFSLANYFNATHPDTIFTQKKLAVMQTPNGRKILVDDTLKVIENGVIKEESIEYSQALSEYYNLSV
- a CDS encoding YbhB/YbcL family Raf kinase inhibitor-like protein, producing MRLLSIISALLIAGGSSLFADNFTLKSENLLGQLTKTQEFSGFECDGKNISPELHWSDAPKGTKSFAVTVYDPDAPTGSGWWHWVVFNIPSSVTSIPENFGDTTKKQPISAIQSITDFGKAGFGGACPPKGDKPHRYMFTVHALDVDHLDLDDKASAALVGYMLGMHTIAKSTLISYYGR
- a CDS encoding NifU family protein, producing the protein MEDLRTHYHYFSNEEGDGYEIYSCDFPELKGYGDTYDEAMSDLRRNLKHREEKSMEAQPLMETAIAAYDKKDYMVAKSIWEPLSATNTDAMVNLGTMYVKGFGVERNISIAFTLFERAAAYGHETASFYMGGMYENGIGVTADKAEAIRYYTIAAEANMPTAQLKLGILLRDEDVLNSMSWMIRAAHSGEAQAHALLTYVSNMSEATDINVAFRMMDESSQRAKVEMVIAENLAPTLASDGGGVELVNYIGGDTPEIWLRYLGACSGCHLGPTSTAGMILEQFEKVIDKKIVIYLW
- a CDS encoding NifB/NifX family molybdenum-iron cluster-binding protein gives rise to the protein MLIAFASSDGVTVNQHFGWSKSFELYRITEDNAEFIKTLDSSQDAIEDEHEKLAYKISTVKEADIMYCSQIGPTASKMVLASKIYPMRSGENDRIDETIVKLQELLLGNPPPWLQRIVHTTKDKEIKCL
- a CDS encoding 4Fe-4S dicluster domain-containing protein gives rise to the protein MSVIIDDTCITCDACLQQCPVNAIVDDMNNPTGNKRYYVAPEKCIECVGVYDDPQCAAICPSIGCITWDMPFTKEFDAHFLNGEIYKLAEKNGVPKSPSFREKKYRKDIPNEMRGVGHIVQEGPEDLEEVG